A section of the [Chlorobium] sp. 445 genome encodes:
- a CDS encoding porphobilinogen synthase, whose translation MNALKQLNLTHRPRRLRQTKAIRELVSESCLRKEDFVFPLFVQEGENIAEEVPSMPNIFRLSIDNAVRECENLLKLGILAIDLFGIPAEKSDDAREAYNDNGIVQRAIRAIKKEFPELCVMTDVALDPFTTHGHDGLVSDGKILNDETVDVLARMALSHAAAGADFVAPSDMMDGRVGAIREELDDNGFINVGILSYSAKYASAFYGPFRDALNSAPKFGDKKSYQMNPANSDEALREIELDIQEGADIVMIKPALAYLDVVRRAKETFNVPIAVYNVSGEYAMVKAAHANGWIDGERVMMEMLLSMKRAGASLIFSYFAKEAAKLL comes from the coding sequence ATGAACGCCTTAAAGCAACTCAATTTGACGCATCGACCACGTCGACTGCGTCAGACAAAAGCCATTCGTGAGTTGGTCTCAGAATCCTGTTTGCGAAAGGAAGATTTTGTCTTTCCGCTCTTTGTGCAAGAAGGTGAAAACATTGCCGAAGAAGTGCCTTCCATGCCGAATATTTTTCGGCTCTCAATTGACAATGCAGTGCGTGAATGTGAGAACTTGCTCAAACTCGGCATTTTGGCAATTGACCTCTTTGGAATCCCTGCTGAAAAAAGTGATGATGCACGCGAGGCGTATAATGACAATGGCATCGTGCAGCGTGCCATTCGCGCCATCAAAAAAGAATTTCCTGAGCTTTGTGTGATGACCGATGTAGCGCTTGACCCCTTTACAACGCACGGGCATGATGGTTTGGTCAGTGATGGTAAAATTCTCAATGATGAAACGGTCGATGTGTTGGCAAGAATGGCACTTTCACATGCCGCTGCAGGCGCAGATTTTGTAGCGCCAAGCGATATGATGGATGGTCGTGTCGGAGCGATTCGCGAAGAATTAGATGATAACGGCTTCATCAATGTCGGCATTCTCTCTTACTCGGCTAAGTATGCTTCAGCATTCTATGGACCTTTCCGCGATGCGCTGAACTCTGCACCAAAATTTGGCGACAAAAAAAGTTACCAGATGAACCCTGCAAACTCAGATGAAGCCCTTCGTGAAATCGAACTTGATATCCAAGAAGGCGCCGATATTGTGATGATTAAGCCCGCACTGGCTTATCTGGATGTCGTGCGGCGCGCAAAAGAAACCTTCAATGTGCCGATTGCCGTCTATAATGTCTCAGGCGAATATGCAATGGTCAAAGCCGCACATGCCAACGGCTGGATCGATGGTGAGCGTGTGATGATGGAAATGCTGCTTTCAATGAAGCGTGCCGGCGCAAGCCTGATTTTCTCATACTTTGCCAAAGAGGCAGCAAAATTACTTTGA